In Mycolicibacterium mucogenicum DSM 44124, the following are encoded in one genomic region:
- a CDS encoding holo-ACP synthase — protein sequence MSILGVGIDLVSIPDFAEQVDQPGTVFAETFTPGERRDAADKSSSAARHLAARWAAKEAVIKAWSGSRFSKRPVLPEGIHRDIEVVTDMWGRPKVRLSGEIAEHLKGVAIHVSLTHEGDTAAAVAVLEQD from the coding sequence ATGAGCATCCTGGGTGTGGGCATCGACCTGGTCTCGATTCCGGATTTCGCCGAGCAGGTCGACCAGCCGGGCACCGTCTTCGCGGAGACGTTCACCCCAGGTGAGCGCCGTGACGCCGCCGACAAGAGTTCGTCGGCGGCACGGCACCTGGCAGCCCGCTGGGCGGCCAAGGAGGCCGTGATCAAGGCGTGGTCGGGCTCGCGGTTCTCGAAGCGTCCGGTGCTGCCCGAGGGCATCCACCGCGACATCGAGGTCGTCACCGACATGTGGGGCCGGCCCAAGGTGCGGCTGTCCGGCGAGATCGCCGAGCACCTCAAGGGCGTGGCCATCCACGTGTCCCTGACCCACGAGGGCGACACCGCGGCCGCGGTCGCGGTGCTCGAGCAGGACTAG
- a CDS encoding class I adenylate-forming enzyme family protein → MRPAEATTMDMAVTSSPAFTAEDVARFHANGWWTESTISDAVRANAARTPDRVAYADYPNRSLSWREFDCAATALAGQLAGAGVHPGDRIAVWHGDTTAIHVLFVAIERCGAVVVGVGARAGIREVTAILQSAEPRLLVTDPPRQAQAHTVAGAIDCPLLTLDELSVGTDSTDVSPEAQLGADDVFLINSTSGTTGLPKCVVHTQNRWYYFHQQAVANGLLTSDDVFLPVIPTPFGFGLWTTHITPILLGTNNVLLDRFSVAAACAAIERHRVTVLCCVSTQLTMIMADPVAREYDLSSLRVVFTGGEALPYRPAHEFEKLTGATILQFYGSNETGLLSGTTVHDSLEHRLRTGGRIVADMAVRLFDGDTDVTDTGRGQPACRGPATSLGYLGGTDHDKLFTADGWMRMGDICEIDADGYLRVTGRRSDFIVRGGKNISAAQVEDVVMTHPAVGLAAAVAMPDPVFGEKVCVYVELIGAATLELDELCTNLLAQDVSKELLPELLIVVDELPRSSGGKVAKGQLREDIRARMGDGHDRS, encoded by the coding sequence ATGCGGCCTGCGGAGGCGACCACGATGGACATGGCGGTCACGAGTTCGCCGGCATTCACCGCCGAGGACGTCGCACGCTTCCACGCCAATGGCTGGTGGACCGAGTCCACGATCTCGGATGCCGTGCGCGCCAACGCCGCGCGCACCCCGGACCGGGTCGCATATGCGGATTACCCGAACCGGTCGCTGAGCTGGCGTGAATTCGATTGCGCGGCAACTGCTTTGGCCGGGCAGTTGGCCGGTGCGGGCGTGCACCCCGGGGACCGGATCGCGGTGTGGCATGGCGACACCACGGCGATCCACGTGCTGTTCGTCGCCATCGAGCGATGCGGCGCGGTGGTCGTCGGTGTCGGAGCACGCGCCGGAATCCGCGAGGTGACGGCCATCCTGCAGAGCGCCGAACCCCGACTGCTGGTCACCGATCCCCCGCGGCAGGCTCAGGCTCACACCGTGGCCGGCGCCATCGACTGCCCGCTGCTGACCCTGGACGAACTGTCCGTGGGTACCGACTCGACCGACGTGAGCCCCGAGGCCCAGCTGGGCGCCGACGACGTCTTCCTCATCAACTCGACGTCGGGCACCACCGGGCTACCGAAATGCGTTGTGCACACCCAGAACCGTTGGTATTACTTCCATCAGCAAGCGGTCGCCAACGGCCTGCTGACATCCGACGATGTGTTCCTTCCGGTCATCCCGACCCCGTTCGGCTTCGGGTTGTGGACCACGCACATCACCCCGATCCTGTTGGGCACCAACAACGTCCTGCTGGACCGGTTCAGTGTCGCGGCGGCGTGCGCGGCCATCGAACGGCACAGGGTCACCGTGTTATGTTGTGTCAGTACTCAATTGACCATGATCATGGCCGACCCGGTGGCCCGTGAGTACGACCTGAGCTCGCTGCGGGTGGTGTTCACCGGTGGCGAGGCCCTGCCCTACCGCCCCGCGCACGAGTTCGAAAAGCTGACCGGCGCAACGATTCTGCAGTTCTACGGCTCCAACGAGACGGGTCTGCTCAGCGGCACCACGGTGCACGACTCGCTCGAGCACCGGCTGCGTACCGGCGGCCGGATCGTCGCGGACATGGCCGTCCGCCTCTTCGACGGAGACACCGACGTCACCGACACCGGCCGGGGCCAGCCCGCCTGCCGCGGGCCGGCGACCAGCCTCGGCTATCTGGGTGGCACCGACCACGACAAACTGTTCACCGCCGACGGCTGGATGCGGATGGGCGACATCTGCGAAATCGACGCCGACGGCTACCTGCGCGTGACGGGCCGGAGGTCCGACTTCATCGTGCGCGGCGGCAAGAACATCAGCGCGGCCCAGGTCGAGGACGTCGTCATGACGCACCCAGCGGTCGGTCTGGCCGCCGCGGTGGCGATGCCTGATCCGGTGTTCGGCGAAAAGGTCTGTGTCTACGTCGAACTGATCGGCGCGGCCACGCTGGAACTCGACGAACTGTGCACGAACCTGCTCGCCCAGGATGTTTCGAAAGAACTGCTGCCCGAGCTGCTGATCGTGGTCGACGAGCTCCCCCGATCCTCGGGCGGCAAGGTCGCCAAAGGCCAACTGCGCGAGGATATCCGCGCCCGGATGGGAGACGGTCATGACCGCAGCTGA
- a CDS encoding LysE family translocator yields the protein MPSMGHLLAFGLISFLVIVVPGPSVLFTVGRALTVGRRQALLTVAGNAMGAYVQILAVALGAGALIYASALAFGIIKSIGVAYLIYLGVQAIRHRHALGEALTGGASSIRPLRVLADGFVVGMTNPKTIVFFVAALPQVVDPAVGHVSTQMLILGVVFLAIAVTSDSIWALAAGLARDWFAQSPRRIAAIGGAGGLAMVGLGVSLAVTGRKD from the coding sequence ATGCCGTCGATGGGTCATCTGTTGGCGTTCGGGCTGATCTCGTTCTTGGTGATCGTGGTACCCGGCCCGAGCGTCTTGTTCACTGTTGGCCGGGCGCTGACGGTCGGACGGCGCCAGGCGTTGCTGACAGTGGCAGGCAATGCGATGGGCGCCTATGTACAGATCCTCGCCGTGGCCCTGGGCGCCGGTGCACTCATCTACGCTTCGGCGCTGGCTTTCGGCATCATCAAATCGATCGGTGTCGCATACCTGATTTATCTTGGCGTCCAAGCCATCCGGCATCGGCACGCCCTCGGTGAGGCGCTCACGGGTGGCGCGTCCTCGATCCGGCCGCTCCGGGTGCTTGCCGACGGCTTCGTCGTCGGAATGACCAATCCCAAGACGATCGTGTTTTTCGTCGCGGCACTACCGCAGGTGGTCGACCCCGCAGTCGGGCACGTATCGACTCAGATGCTCATTTTGGGTGTCGTGTTCCTCGCCATCGCGGTGACCTCTGACAGCATTTGGGCTTTGGCGGCCGGGCTGGCCCGAGACTGGTTCGCGCAGTCGCCGCGGCGCATCGCGGCCATCGGCGGTGCCGGCGGCCTGGCCATGGTCGGCCTCGGTGTCAGCCTCGCGGTCACGGGCCGCAAAGACTGA
- a CDS encoding class II aldolase/adducin family protein produces MTAAEKPRRGGLEVWAPSVTPPVGVDLTDEQAMAIAFRHLATIGFAENLAGHITWQPDGRTDMYVNPWGLWWQEVAASDICVVDEEARVQRGRWDVTPAIHIHTELHRARPDARVVIHNHPYYVCVLAALGRLPELVHQTGSLFLDDLCLVDEYDGEVDSPSRAAELAARIGAANTTILANHGVIATGRNLAEAVYRAASIERVCKLAYDVLLTGLKPSEMKWSDMVGMKSSLIERAADVYWAGAARMTIKSDPSVLQ; encoded by the coding sequence ATGACCGCAGCTGAAAAGCCCCGCCGCGGCGGGCTCGAAGTCTGGGCGCCGTCGGTGACGCCGCCGGTCGGTGTCGACCTCACCGACGAACAGGCCATGGCCATCGCGTTCCGGCACCTCGCGACCATCGGCTTCGCCGAGAATCTGGCCGGGCACATCACCTGGCAGCCCGATGGCCGGACCGACATGTACGTCAACCCGTGGGGCCTGTGGTGGCAGGAGGTCGCCGCCTCCGACATCTGCGTCGTCGACGAGGAAGCCCGCGTGCAGCGGGGCCGCTGGGACGTCACGCCGGCCATCCACATCCACACCGAGCTGCATCGCGCCCGCCCCGATGCGCGCGTGGTGATCCACAACCACCCCTACTACGTGTGCGTGCTGGCGGCGCTGGGCCGGCTGCCGGAGTTGGTGCATCAGACCGGCTCACTGTTCCTGGACGACCTCTGCCTCGTCGACGAATACGACGGCGAGGTCGACAGCCCTTCCCGCGCAGCCGAATTGGCGGCCCGGATCGGCGCGGCGAACACGACCATCCTGGCCAACCACGGCGTCATCGCCACGGGCCGCAACCTGGCCGAGGCCGTGTACCGGGCGGCTTCCATCGAGCGGGTCTGCAAGCTGGCCTACGACGTCCTGCTGACGGGCCTGAAGCCGAGCGAGATGAAGTGGTCCGACATGGTCGGCATGAAGTCCTCCCTGATCGAGCGCGCGGCCGACGTGTACTGGGCCGGCGCTGCCCGCATGACCATCAAATCCGATCCGTCCGTTCTCCAGTAA
- a CDS encoding FadR/GntR family transcriptional regulator: MAAPDVRFRRLAEQVADELRRRILSGDLPDGSVLPTEDELLTEFPISKPSLREAIRILDAEGLLSVRRGKLGGSVVHRPSASNVAYTMGLVLGANQVSLGDVGAALQQVEPACAALCAQRADRKTAVVPVLRHIHAESVGSVEDLVAVTSASRRFHEALVQHCGNETMIILAGALEKLWSSHELNWSRQFTDHAGIPVDERRAALEDHRTLIDAIEAGDAERARELAATHLLDAQHYPGSAGVVDPAMVRTRTRSS, from the coding sequence GTGGCCGCGCCCGACGTCCGTTTCCGCCGCCTCGCCGAGCAGGTGGCCGACGAGTTGCGCCGGCGCATCCTCAGCGGTGACCTCCCCGACGGCAGCGTGCTGCCTACCGAGGATGAACTGCTGACCGAGTTTCCGATCAGCAAGCCCTCGCTGCGCGAGGCCATCCGAATCCTGGACGCCGAGGGCCTGCTCAGCGTGCGCCGCGGCAAGCTCGGCGGCTCGGTGGTGCACCGGCCCAGCGCGAGCAACGTGGCCTACACCATGGGTCTGGTTCTCGGCGCGAACCAGGTGAGCCTCGGCGACGTCGGCGCCGCGCTGCAGCAGGTGGAGCCGGCGTGTGCGGCGTTGTGTGCGCAGCGCGCGGACCGCAAGACCGCGGTGGTGCCGGTCCTTCGGCACATCCACGCCGAGTCGGTCGGGTCGGTCGAGGATCTGGTTGCGGTGACATCCGCGAGCCGGCGCTTCCACGAGGCATTGGTGCAGCACTGCGGCAACGAGACCATGATCATCCTCGCCGGGGCCCTGGAGAAGCTGTGGTCGTCGCACGAGCTGAACTGGTCACGGCAGTTCACCGACCACGCCGGCATTCCGGTCGACGAGCGCCGGGCCGCGCTGGAGGATCACCGCACGCTGATCGACGCCATCGAAGCCGGCGACGCCGAACGCGCGCGGGAATTGGCCGCGACGCATCTGCTCGATGCCCAGCACTACCCGGGTTCGGCCGGTGTGGTCGACCCGGCGATGGTGCGCACCCGCACGCGATCTTCGTGA
- a CDS encoding amidohydrolase family protein — translation MKSIDDLAANLDFTVAKTGADRTVTLLPDPPRAARRYTVISVDDHIVEPPDTFTGRLPSRFADRAPRVVDTAGGGQTWVYDGQELPNVGFNAVVGRPVSEYGFEPVRFDEMRRGAWDIHERVRDMDLNGVYASLNFPSFLPGFAGQRLQQVTTDRDLAMASVRAWNDWHFDVWAGSYPDRIIPCQLPWLLDPEVGAKMIYENAERGFHAMTFSENPAMLGLPTIHSGYWDPMMAACAETGTVVNLHIGSSGSSPSTTPDAPPDVQGVLFFAYAISAAVDWLYSGLPSRFPELKICLSEGGIGWVAGLLDRLDHMLSYHSMYGTWERLGEKLTPAEVFTRNFWFCAVEDQSSFVQRDRIGVDNIMLEADYPHCDSTWPHTQATIHEEIGNLPADVIRKITWENASRLYQHPVPESVQRDPESF, via the coding sequence ATGAAATCCATCGACGATCTGGCCGCCAATCTCGATTTCACCGTCGCCAAGACCGGCGCGGACCGCACCGTCACGCTGCTGCCAGACCCGCCACGTGCCGCGCGCCGCTACACCGTGATCTCGGTCGACGACCACATCGTCGAGCCACCCGACACCTTCACCGGGCGGCTGCCGAGCAGGTTCGCCGACCGGGCGCCGCGGGTCGTCGACACCGCGGGCGGCGGCCAGACCTGGGTGTACGACGGCCAGGAGCTACCCAACGTCGGGTTCAACGCCGTGGTCGGCCGTCCGGTGTCCGAGTACGGCTTCGAGCCGGTCCGGTTCGACGAGATGCGCCGGGGCGCTTGGGATATCCACGAACGCGTGCGGGACATGGACCTGAACGGGGTGTACGCGTCCCTGAACTTCCCGTCGTTCCTGCCGGGATTCGCGGGCCAGCGCCTGCAGCAGGTCACCACCGACCGCGACCTGGCGATGGCCTCGGTGCGGGCCTGGAACGACTGGCACTTCGATGTGTGGGCCGGCTCGTATCCGGACCGGATCATCCCCTGTCAGCTCCCGTGGCTGCTGGACCCCGAAGTGGGCGCCAAGATGATCTACGAGAACGCCGAACGTGGCTTCCATGCCATGACTTTCAGTGAGAACCCGGCGATGCTGGGCCTGCCGACCATCCACTCGGGCTACTGGGATCCGATGATGGCGGCCTGCGCCGAGACCGGCACGGTCGTGAACCTGCACATCGGATCATCGGGCTCCTCCCCCTCCACCACCCCGGACGCGCCGCCGGACGTGCAGGGCGTGCTGTTCTTCGCCTACGCCATCTCGGCGGCCGTCGACTGGCTGTATTCCGGCCTGCCCAGCCGGTTTCCGGAACTCAAGATCTGCCTGTCCGAGGGCGGCATCGGCTGGGTCGCCGGGCTGCTGGACCGGCTCGACCACATGCTGAGCTACCACTCGATGTACGGCACTTGGGAACGGCTCGGCGAAAAGCTCACCCCGGCTGAGGTTTTCACCCGCAACTTCTGGTTCTGCGCCGTCGAGGACCAGTCGTCGTTCGTGCAGCGCGACCGCATCGGCGTCGACAACATCATGCTCGAAGCCGACTACCCGCACTGCGACTCGACCTGGCCGCACACACAGGCAACCATCCACGAGGAGATCGGCAACCTGCCCGCCGACGTGATCCGAAAGATCACCTGGGAGAACGCCTCTCGGCTCTACCAGCACCCGGTGCCCGAGTCGGTACAAAGAGACCCCGAGTCGTTCTGA
- a CDS encoding dipeptidase, producing the protein MADLVARVREVLPSVRADLEDLVRIQSVWADPARHAEVHRSAALTAKLLSEAGFGEVHIVQEGGAPAVIARHPAPEGAPTVLLYAHHDVQPEGDAAQWASEPFEPTERDGRLYGRGSADDKAGIAVHLAAMRAHGGNPPVGVTVFVEGEEESGSPSLGALLAAHRDLLAADVIVIADSDNWSTETPALTVSLRGLADCVVEVATLDHGLHSGLWGGVVPDALSALVRLLATLHDDDGNVAVEGLYEGTAADVDRGPDWVATETGMLDGVQQIGSGSVVQRLWAKPAITVIGIDTTSIAKASNTLIPRARAKVSMRVAPGGDALAHLAALTRHLESHAPWGAKVTVTPGDVGQPYAIDASGAVYDAARSAFTQAWGVAPVDMGMGGSIPFIAEFAETFPDATILVTGVEDPGTQAHSINESLHLGVLEKAAISEALLLDALGR; encoded by the coding sequence ATGGCTGATCTCGTCGCCCGCGTCCGTGAGGTGCTGCCGTCGGTGCGTGCCGACCTGGAGGACCTGGTCCGCATCCAGTCGGTGTGGGCCGACCCGGCCCGGCACGCCGAGGTACACCGCAGCGCCGCGCTGACCGCAAAGCTGTTGTCCGAGGCGGGGTTCGGTGAGGTGCACATCGTCCAGGAGGGTGGGGCGCCGGCCGTCATCGCCCGCCACCCGGCGCCGGAGGGCGCGCCGACCGTCCTGCTGTATGCGCACCACGACGTGCAGCCCGAGGGCGACGCCGCGCAGTGGGCGTCGGAACCGTTCGAACCGACCGAGCGCGACGGCCGCCTCTACGGCCGCGGCAGCGCCGACGACAAGGCCGGCATCGCCGTGCACCTGGCCGCCATGCGGGCCCACGGCGGCAACCCGCCCGTCGGCGTGACGGTTTTCGTTGAGGGCGAAGAGGAATCGGGCTCGCCGTCTCTGGGTGCCCTGCTCGCTGCGCATCGCGACCTGCTGGCGGCCGACGTCATCGTCATCGCCGATTCGGACAACTGGAGCACCGAGACGCCCGCGTTGACGGTGTCATTGCGCGGCCTTGCCGACTGCGTCGTCGAGGTGGCGACACTGGACCACGGCCTGCACTCCGGGCTGTGGGGCGGCGTGGTGCCCGACGCGCTGAGCGCTCTGGTGCGGCTGCTGGCCACGTTGCATGACGACGACGGCAACGTTGCGGTCGAAGGGTTGTACGAGGGCACCGCCGCCGACGTCGACCGGGGGCCCGACTGGGTCGCCACCGAGACCGGCATGCTCGACGGCGTGCAGCAGATCGGTTCCGGCTCTGTGGTGCAACGACTTTGGGCCAAGCCGGCCATCACGGTCATCGGCATCGACACCACGTCGATCGCCAAGGCGTCGAACACGCTGATTCCGCGGGCGCGGGCGAAGGTCAGCATGCGGGTGGCCCCGGGTGGGGATGCGCTGGCGCATCTGGCCGCGCTGACGCGGCATCTGGAGAGTCACGCGCCCTGGGGCGCCAAGGTCACCGTGACCCCGGGTGACGTCGGCCAGCCGTATGCCATCGACGCCAGTGGTGCGGTGTACGACGCGGCGCGCTCGGCGTTCACGCAGGCGTGGGGGGTGGCCCCGGTGGACATGGGGATGGGCGGATCGATCCCGTTCATCGCCGAATTCGCCGAGACCTTCCCCGACGCAACGATTTTGGTCACCGGCGTCGAGGACCCCGGCACCCAGGCGCACAGCATCAACGAGAGCCTGCACCTGGGCGTGCTGGAGAAGGCCGCGATCTCCGAAGCGCTGTTGTTGGACGCGCTCGGGCGCTAG